In one window of Pseudodesulfovibrio sediminis DNA:
- a CDS encoding cytidylyltransferase domain-containing protein yields the protein MRMLGIIQCRISSTRLPGKALMDLGGRTILERVVARSLMAKELDQVVLATSIEPEDDGVVEVGEAMNIPVVRGELDDVLARYMTVLKAYPADGVVRITADNPFTDPVSVDRVCRVFMDEGLDYAYAACIPYGAGADAFKSSMLEQVWRDSTLPRHREHINTWFLDNHLACSIGSVPAHPGESRPDVSVTLDTAEDLARLRQLVLLLDNADTASLEAVIRAYDSLPAVVR from the coding sequence ATGCGCATGTTGGGAATTATTCAATGTCGAATTTCATCCACAAGGTTGCCCGGCAAGGCGCTTATGGACTTGGGTGGGCGGACCATTCTCGAACGGGTGGTAGCACGTTCTCTCATGGCCAAGGAGCTTGATCAGGTGGTGCTGGCCACCTCCATCGAGCCTGAGGACGATGGTGTTGTCGAAGTTGGTGAGGCCATGAACATTCCTGTTGTGCGGGGCGAGCTGGATGATGTCCTGGCTCGGTACATGACAGTGCTCAAGGCGTATCCAGCCGACGGCGTGGTTCGCATTACTGCGGACAATCCATTCACCGATCCGGTCTCTGTGGACAGGGTCTGTCGTGTTTTCATGGATGAGGGGTTGGACTATGCCTACGCCGCCTGTATTCCGTATGGAGCCGGTGCGGATGCCTTCAAATCGTCCATGTTGGAACAGGTCTGGCGTGACTCTACGCTGCCAAGGCATCGAGAGCATATCAACACCTGGTTTCTGGATAATCATCTGGCCTGCAGTATTGGTTCCGTACCTGCACACCCAGGAGAGTCACGGCCTGACGTCTCCGTCACCTTGGACACAGCCGAAGATTTGGCGCGTTTGAGGCAGTTGGTCCTGCTACTGGATAATGCTGACACCGCTTCGCTTGAGGCCGTGATCAGGGCGTATGACTCTTTGCCTGCGGTTGTACGGTAA
- a CDS encoding cytidylyltransferase domain-containing protein produces the protein MKKIMALIPARGGSKRFPRKNIAPYKGMPVISYTIQEAEKTGLFDRVVVSTDDDEIASIATKFGAETVKRPPALAGDTVGLAEVCMDFLHTEKSAGRTWDILCCLFPAAPLRKAKDIKGTVDLITTGQCDFSVAVSEYPFPPNMAKIEVNGLLQFAFPEWALKKRQDLPKFVIDNGSTYAFSVPAFLKAKTFHGSPQKGYLMPRLRSVDIDEPEDLIIAEALDGLETP, from the coding sequence ATGAAGAAAATCATGGCACTCATTCCTGCCCGCGGCGGATCCAAACGTTTTCCGCGCAAAAACATCGCTCCATACAAGGGAATGCCCGTCATTTCTTACACCATTCAAGAAGCTGAAAAAACAGGTCTTTTCGATCGCGTTGTCGTTTCAACTGACGATGATGAAATTGCCTCCATCGCAACGAAATTCGGCGCGGAGACCGTAAAAAGACCTCCCGCTCTGGCAGGAGACACCGTCGGGCTGGCAGAAGTCTGTATGGACTTCCTGCACACCGAAAAATCAGCCGGTCGAACATGGGATATACTCTGCTGCCTTTTTCCTGCTGCGCCATTGAGAAAGGCTAAAGATATCAAGGGAACGGTCGATCTGATTACAACAGGGCAGTGTGATTTCTCGGTGGCGGTTTCCGAATATCCCTTCCCACCGAACATGGCAAAAATCGAAGTGAACGGTCTGCTCCAGTTTGCCTTCCCCGAATGGGCGCTGAAAAAACGGCAGGATCTGCCGAAATTCGTCATCGACAACGGAAGCACATACGCTTTTTCGGTTCCAGCTTTTCTCAAGGCAAAAACGTTTCACGGCTCTCCGCAAAAGGGGTATCTCATGCCTCGACTCAGATCGGTGGACATTGATGAACCCGAAGACCTTATCATCGCCGAAGCGTTGGATGGCCTTGAAACCCCATAA
- a CDS encoding N-acetylneuraminate synthase family protein yields the protein MNTVKIGEKLIGEGHPPFFIAELGTCHEGNLDVALDLTRKAVEAGADCIKSELFYETEVRDNSAIKTFSIRGKRYEVPLLDHMRRYQFTLDQHHEIKKLADQLGVPFMATAHDEERVDFLVRIGAESIKIASPDIVHYPLIRYAARSGLALVLDTGGAWQHEVEMAVKIARDAGCERLIVNHQPDGHPGEPWQHNLRVMSRYMELFQTPVGLSDHFDGYEMVHAAVAAGAQVIEKPISRDRFMEACEHIWSVTIEDLPEVLRTMHMVYEAMGQPQKPMKPGLRPQSPHRVALVAKRNLVQGDIINLTNITFGKPRLGIGVEHWDELEGHTLSNPVSEGAFIRWEDIS from the coding sequence ATGAATACCGTGAAAATTGGAGAGAAACTCATCGGAGAAGGTCATCCTCCCTTTTTCATCGCTGAGCTGGGGACCTGCCATGAGGGGAACCTTGATGTGGCACTAGACCTGACTCGCAAAGCAGTTGAGGCAGGAGCCGACTGCATCAAATCCGAACTGTTCTATGAAACCGAAGTGCGCGACAACTCGGCAATAAAGACTTTCAGCATCCGGGGAAAACGGTATGAAGTCCCCTTGCTTGATCACATGCGCCGTTACCAGTTCACTCTTGACCAACACCATGAAATAAAAAAGCTCGCAGACCAATTAGGTGTCCCTTTCATGGCAACGGCCCACGACGAAGAACGGGTGGATTTTCTTGTCAGGATCGGCGCTGAATCAATCAAGATTGCCTCACCAGACATCGTACACTACCCGCTCATCCGCTATGCGGCGCGGAGCGGACTTGCGCTTGTTCTGGATACCGGGGGAGCGTGGCAGCATGAAGTGGAGATGGCGGTCAAGATAGCTCGTGATGCCGGTTGCGAACGGCTTATCGTTAACCACCAGCCTGACGGACACCCGGGGGAGCCATGGCAGCACAATCTTCGGGTCATGAGCCGATACATGGAGCTCTTCCAAACACCAGTTGGACTGTCAGATCATTTTGACGGCTATGAAATGGTCCATGCCGCCGTTGCCGCAGGGGCGCAGGTGATCGAAAAACCCATCTCGCGAGACCGATTCATGGAGGCGTGTGAACACATCTGGTCCGTAACCATAGAGGATCTGCCCGAAGTCCTGCGCACCATGCACATGGTATACGAGGCCATGGGTCAGCCACAAAAACCGATGAAACCGGGACTCCGTCCCCAAAGCCCTCATCGGGTAGCCCTGGTCGCCAAACGAAACCTCGTACAAGGCGACATAATTAACCTGACCAACATCACTTTCGGCAAACCCCGACTCGGCATTGGTGTGGAGCACTGGGACGAACTGGAAGGGCACACCCTGAGCAATCCTGTCTCTGAGGGCGCGTTCATACGCTGGGAAGATATCTCGTGA
- a CDS encoding radical SAM/SPASM domain-containing protein, with amino-acid sequence MKINLNYFVVNKRFDNLRYFFRRGHFLLLLWDRIKWHWFPRLNIVPDFPQTVDIETSLSCQLQCPMCTRSQMDDGTMRGLMDFDLFTKIIDECAEHNVFSVKLSWRGEPTMNPRLVEMVRYAKEKGIRDVAFLTNGGLLNEESLKAFMDAGLDWISFSIDGLNEEYERIRKPITFEYITNIVRTLYRLKKSRNTAKPLVRVQTISGVIANTPEYFDYWEPYVDRIAVIAEQHRENPELIKHDPEYVCQSPFQRVFITWDGVVIPCHGDYHLHHAMGNVQKTSLKAIWTSTKFQVFRKDMREKRRLDHLGCTLCPDGGQYTGDTLNVDGREIPIIKYLENEQPNSEGEKK; translated from the coding sequence ATGAAAATCAATCTGAACTATTTCGTGGTGAACAAACGGTTCGACAATCTCCGGTACTTCTTCCGGCGTGGGCACTTCCTGCTCCTACTTTGGGATCGTATCAAATGGCACTGGTTCCCTCGCCTGAACATTGTCCCTGACTTCCCACAGACCGTGGACATCGAGACATCACTCAGTTGCCAGTTGCAATGCCCTATGTGCACCCGCTCCCAAATGGACGACGGGACCATGCGCGGTCTCATGGATTTCGATCTTTTCACCAAGATCATTGACGAATGTGCGGAGCACAATGTCTTTTCCGTCAAACTCAGTTGGCGAGGCGAGCCAACCATGAATCCACGGCTGGTGGAGATGGTGCGCTATGCAAAAGAAAAAGGCATCCGAGATGTTGCCTTCCTCACAAATGGCGGACTGCTGAACGAGGAGTCCCTCAAGGCGTTCATGGACGCAGGTTTGGACTGGATATCGTTTTCAATCGATGGACTGAACGAAGAGTATGAACGCATCCGCAAACCCATCACCTTTGAGTACATAACCAACATAGTCCGCACCTTATACCGCCTGAAGAAGTCCCGAAACACTGCCAAGCCGCTTGTGCGCGTGCAGACCATTTCCGGTGTGATTGCGAACACTCCCGAATACTTCGACTACTGGGAACCCTATGTAGACAGGATTGCGGTCATTGCGGAACAGCATCGGGAAAATCCCGAGCTCATCAAACACGACCCGGAGTATGTGTGCCAGTCCCCTTTTCAGCGGGTTTTCATCACCTGGGACGGCGTGGTCATCCCCTGCCACGGCGACTACCACCTGCATCACGCCATGGGCAATGTGCAGAAGACCTCCCTGAAAGCAATCTGGACTTCCACAAAATTTCAGGTCTTTCGCAAAGACATGCGAGAAAAACGACGCCTGGACCATCTGGGATGCACCCTGTGCCCGGACGGTGGCCAGTACACAGGTGATACCTTGAATGTAGACGGCCGTGAAATTCCCATCATCAAATATCTCGAAAATGAACAGCCGAACAGCGAAGGTGAAAAAAAATGA
- a CDS encoding PIG-L deacetylase family protein, translating to MNVLAIGAHYDDVELGCSGTLLKHVADGDTVTLIVASKSAYKDPKGNLVRSAEVAEAEGEAAAKIMGVDCIRLDYEALYVPDDEELTRIIRQKIEELSIDIVYSHWVHDVHRDHRNLARVTLMASRPVPRVLMYRSNYYDTYEPFRGTFYSDISVFMDTKVEVISAHESELERVRYTWIDFMKRQNANDGQKIGVKYAEKFEVVKYLV from the coding sequence GTGAACGTACTGGCAATCGGGGCGCATTATGATGATGTGGAATTGGGCTGCAGTGGTACTCTGCTGAAGCATGTGGCTGATGGGGACACGGTTACGTTGATTGTGGCCTCCAAGTCCGCGTACAAGGACCCCAAGGGGAATCTTGTGCGCTCTGCCGAAGTGGCTGAAGCAGAGGGAGAGGCCGCAGCCAAGATCATGGGAGTGGACTGCATCCGCTTGGACTACGAAGCCTTGTATGTTCCAGACGATGAAGAGTTGACTCGAATTATCCGTCAAAAGATCGAAGAGTTATCCATTGATATTGTCTACAGCCATTGGGTGCATGATGTGCATCGTGACCACCGCAATTTGGCTCGGGTGACTCTGATGGCGTCGAGACCTGTGCCCAGAGTCCTCATGTATCGCAGTAATTATTACGACACATACGAACCTTTTAGGGGAACGTTCTACTCTGATATTAGTGTGTTCATGGATACAAAGGTTGAGGTTATCAGTGCACACGAGTCTGAGTTGGAGCGGGTGCGATATACATGGATCGACTTCATGAAACGACAAAATGCCAATGATGGTCAAAAAATTGGCGTCAAATACGCTGAAAAATTCGAAGTCGTAAAGTACTTGGTTTAG
- the asnB gene encoding asparagine synthase (glutamine-hydrolyzing): MCGIAGVLRLDNTAPDPAGVNAMLDVMSHRGPDDRDVRSFGSLVLGHLRLSIIAPSPEGRQPMADVNGRAWIAYNGELYNYLELRREQRDKGARFATETDTEVFLSTLLDFGPDVMNRFNGMWAAAVWEPAQRRLLLCRDRMGIKPLYWYRDADHFVFASEVKGVLAWMLSVGKQPELAEDSVQTYISTGLVDGLEETFFKGVHRFPAAHYLEIIDGNIGPFQCWWNLEERAAELREERGDCSGESAVEELRFLLDDALKLHSRSDVPVGVCLSGGLDSSAVAAHASSHIPGLHTFTSAFPEGEEWNETEHAEAVNTHFGLSGHTRMVDGACLIDTLPDILWYLDEPSLALGVFPQWHVMQLAAERVTVVLDGQGGDELFGGYDPYIAIYLYSLLQAGDLLKYREILRGFHGNYGQGRAMMLGREVKDIYRAGNRAGAPEGATELLNARLHLELTKTRLPALLRYEDRLSMAFSMESRVPLLDYRLTEFALSLPESLKIGPGWSKYMLRLGLDSTLPDSIVWRKDKKGFPTPLMEWMQGAMGPEIINTIKTSGLVVEFAGQITSDQERGWLAGNGSQWHLWRRICLATWEQSYLSRLASEMRSPSPIRRRYES, encoded by the coding sequence GTGTGTGGCATAGCCGGAGTCCTTCGCCTGGACAACACCGCTCCTGACCCTGCCGGGGTCAACGCCATGCTCGACGTCATGAGCCATCGGGGGCCGGATGATCGTGATGTGCGTTCGTTCGGATCGCTGGTACTCGGCCATCTGCGGCTATCCATCATTGCACCGTCACCAGAGGGACGGCAACCCATGGCTGATGTCAATGGACGGGCCTGGATCGCCTACAACGGTGAACTGTACAACTATCTTGAATTACGGAGAGAGCAGCGGGACAAAGGAGCGCGGTTTGCCACTGAAACCGACACGGAAGTTTTTTTGTCGACCCTGTTGGATTTCGGCCCGGATGTCATGAACCGTTTTAACGGCATGTGGGCGGCGGCGGTTTGGGAACCGGCTCAGCGGCGGCTTCTGTTGTGCCGGGACAGGATGGGCATCAAGCCTTTGTATTGGTATAGGGACGCTGATCATTTCGTGTTCGCGTCCGAGGTCAAGGGTGTTCTGGCCTGGATGCTGTCAGTAGGCAAACAACCCGAACTGGCCGAAGATTCGGTACAGACGTATATATCCACCGGGCTGGTGGACGGGTTGGAAGAGACTTTTTTTAAAGGCGTGCACCGCTTCCCGGCAGCCCATTATCTGGAGATCATCGACGGTAACATAGGCCCGTTTCAATGTTGGTGGAATCTGGAGGAACGCGCTGCCGAACTCCGTGAGGAACGTGGCGATTGCTCCGGTGAATCTGCGGTTGAGGAGCTGAGATTTCTGCTGGACGACGCCCTGAAGCTGCATTCCCGATCCGATGTTCCCGTGGGCGTGTGTCTGTCCGGGGGGCTGGATTCCAGCGCGGTTGCAGCCCATGCTTCTTCTCATATTCCCGGTCTGCACACCTTTACCTCTGCGTTTCCCGAGGGCGAGGAATGGAACGAGACCGAGCATGCCGAGGCGGTCAACACTCATTTCGGCCTTAGTGGTCATACCCGGATGGTCGATGGTGCGTGTCTGATTGATACCCTGCCGGACATACTCTGGTATCTGGATGAGCCTTCGCTGGCCCTGGGGGTTTTCCCGCAGTGGCATGTCATGCAATTGGCTGCCGAGCGAGTCACTGTAGTGCTGGACGGGCAGGGGGGAGATGAACTGTTCGGCGGTTATGATCCCTATATAGCCATATACCTTTATTCACTGCTTCAAGCGGGCGACCTCCTGAAATACCGGGAAATCTTGCGCGGGTTCCATGGCAATTATGGACAGGGTCGCGCCATGATGCTGGGTCGTGAAGTCAAGGATATCTACCGGGCCGGAAACCGTGCTGGAGCACCGGAGGGGGCCACTGAATTATTGAATGCCCGGCTGCATCTGGAGCTGACCAAAACTCGGCTGCCAGCCCTGTTGCGCTATGAGGACAGGTTGTCCATGGCATTCAGCATGGAGTCCCGGGTGCCGTTGCTTGACTACCGGCTAACGGAGTTTGCGCTTTCACTCCCGGAGTCTCTGAAAATCGGTCCCGGATGGAGCAAGTACATGCTCCGCCTCGGGCTTGATTCGACCCTGCCGGACTCCATTGTCTGGCGAAAGGACAAGAAAGGGTTTCCCACACCGCTTATGGAGTGGATGCAGGGGGCTATGGGGCCGGAAATTATCAACACCATCAAAACGAGTGGGTTGGTGGTTGAATTCGCCGGTCAGATCACCTCGGATCAGGAGCGTGGCTGGCTGGCTGGCAACGGGAGTCAGTGGCATCTGTGGCGACGTATCTGCCTTGCAACCTGGGAGCAGAGCTATCTGTCGCGTCTTGCAAGTGAAATGCGATCACCGTCCCCTATACGCAGGAGATACGAATCATGA
- a CDS encoding class I SAM-dependent methyltransferase, which produces MRQEMKLEDIRPDGPMFTLLSERRKMIELGSTLFATQPELFSENLSCPLCGSTDREEFGAKGYTRFMRCRQCEMLYLEHEPKDSLRFSNITASPAADAAVETVQVATFEARKKKKFEPILNRLLQDAHSDQPLRILDIGCGSGYFLELVRERTSWQAVGLEMNSKAIEIGRAHGLDIVKGSLEAYKPEEPFDIVVCVGVLAHISNPKKLAMDLGRMVRKNGFLLVRTPNYQGFEYTMLGMSHSHFDPMECIHSFNPVSIAELFRAGGFETVEVTTPGLLDVDVVRQHLRIFPETFTAGPFESQLLYDDSSDMDATRRVFSRFLAGNFMSGLMQAVARKVTG; this is translated from the coding sequence ATGAGGCAGGAGATGAAGTTGGAGGATATCCGTCCGGATGGTCCTATGTTTACCCTGCTTTCGGAGCGAAGGAAAATGATCGAGCTGGGGAGTACCCTGTTTGCGACTCAGCCAGAATTGTTTTCAGAGAACCTGAGCTGTCCCCTGTGCGGTTCCACTGACAGGGAAGAGTTCGGAGCCAAAGGCTATACCCGGTTTATGCGGTGCCGCCAGTGTGAAATGCTTTACCTGGAGCATGAGCCCAAGGACAGCCTGCGTTTTAGTAATATCACTGCATCTCCGGCCGCGGATGCCGCCGTGGAAACTGTGCAGGTCGCTACATTTGAAGCACGAAAGAAAAAAAAGTTCGAACCTATCCTGAATAGGTTGTTGCAGGACGCACACTCAGATCAGCCATTGCGTATTCTCGATATCGGGTGTGGTTCGGGGTATTTTCTGGAATTGGTTCGGGAGCGTACTTCGTGGCAGGCTGTTGGCCTTGAAATGAATAGCAAGGCAATCGAGATAGGCCGTGCCCATGGGCTGGATATAGTCAAGGGATCCCTCGAAGCCTATAAACCGGAAGAGCCATTTGATATCGTTGTGTGCGTGGGGGTATTGGCCCATATCTCCAATCCGAAAAAATTGGCTATGGATTTAGGCCGAATGGTCAGAAAAAATGGCTTCCTACTTGTGCGTACGCCCAATTATCAGGGATTCGAGTATACCATGCTCGGCATGTCCCATTCTCATTTCGATCCCATGGAATGTATACATTCTTTCAACCCGGTCAGCATTGCCGAGCTGTTCCGTGCTGGTGGATTTGAGACAGTGGAAGTGACCACACCAGGTCTGCTCGACGTGGATGTGGTGCGTCAGCATCTGCGAATATTTCCTGAGACCTTCACGGCTGGGCCTTTTGAATCCCAATTGCTCTATGACGATTCTTCGGACATGGACGCAACGCGACGGGTCTTTTCTCGTTTTCTGGCCGGAAACTTCATGAGCGGTCTTATGCAGGCCGTTGCCCGAAAAGTGACAGGCTGA
- a CDS encoding phosphotransferase enzyme family protein: MTRKVVIPSEVLHAFSLPKDIRVTPFDKGRSLFSVQHEHRSLLLKRFWRLESDRASVLESILSACAPTGRIPAHHPTRSGKLILEHTDGFFALFDFIHDSRQVKLSSAAQAVACIHEAMITVKAPLTRPPLFVPAPDIHRLLAGTDLEEFLPIVAEADKAQNHVPTALVHNDLHQDNFIFPVNGKVLLIDFESFSHNPIIADAMFAAFRLSAGIPEGFDTFMEAYAAIRPLDESEKELGLLLLAGDFIRKLAFILKEKEAGNDAFVADYEKYREFARTTVSWLK; encoded by the coding sequence GTGACGAGGAAGGTTGTCATCCCAAGTGAGGTTCTGCACGCTTTCAGCCTGCCGAAAGACATTCGGGTAACCCCCTTTGACAAAGGCAGGTCCTTGTTCAGCGTTCAACATGAACACAGGAGCCTGCTCCTCAAACGTTTTTGGCGTCTTGAGTCAGATCGTGCATCCGTTCTGGAATCCATTCTCTCTGCTTGTGCACCGACAGGCAGAATACCAGCACACCATCCAACCAGGTCAGGCAAACTCATTCTGGAGCACACTGATGGTTTTTTTGCCCTCTTCGATTTCATTCACGACAGTCGCCAGGTGAAGCTATCCAGTGCCGCCCAAGCTGTGGCATGTATCCATGAAGCCATGATAACGGTCAAAGCACCGTTAACTCGACCGCCTCTGTTCGTGCCTGCACCAGACATTCATCGCCTCCTGGCAGGCACTGATCTTGAAGAATTCCTTCCCATAGTCGCAGAGGCAGACAAGGCTCAAAACCATGTACCCACAGCTCTGGTTCACAATGACCTGCACCAGGACAACTTCATTTTCCCCGTCAACGGAAAAGTTTTGCTCATTGATTTCGAAAGTTTCTCCCACAATCCGATCATTGCAGATGCCATGTTCGCAGCATTCCGGCTCTCAGCAGGGATACCGGAGGGCTTCGATACATTTATGGAAGCGTATGCAGCCATCCGACCACTCGATGAGAGCGAGAAAGAACTCGGTCTCCTTCTGCTTGCCGGAGATTTCATCAGAAAACTCGCCTTCATCCTCAAGGAAAAGGAAGCGGGTAATGACGCCTTCGTCGCTGATTATGAAAAATATAGAGAATTTGCCCGCACCACGGTTTCGTGGCTGAAGTAA